In the Silene latifolia isolate original U9 population chromosome 1, ASM4854445v1, whole genome shotgun sequence genome, tcaagcttagccttccggCTACCCCCTTTGCGGCAACAACATCGAGCCTCAGCTGCTCTATCAACGGTCCCGTCTCGGCcaaggccttttcttgctccctaATACGAGAGCCGACTGTGTCGACCAAATCCCAACCTTCTTGCTCGCCTTTGTACCCTCCGCTATGAGCCGGTCGTTGGATATCGACGCGAGTACGGAGTCGACATTTTTTCCCGCCGTCTGCATAGGCCTCTTCTCAACTCATTTTCGCTTCGAATTGGGACAGATCGcgccggttgatctacaaaaattcaaccaaagagtccacgtcaacgttcatggacataccagagagccggtCATCAGGTATATCTAATGAGCGGCTAAAACCGAGCCGCAAGTTAGATCTGTACGGAGGGCTTGCTCTTCTTGACCGGTTGACCCGTTTCCTCGCCGGCATTAACATGAGCGACGGAGGCGAAGCATCGGTGGCATGGGTAGATCTTTTCCTCTTAAGCCTAAGCGGAGATCCCTCAAAGATCGGAATCCTCTCCATCGACAATGTTAACGACCTCCACCTCTGGTGGAGGCGGAACCGAGGTTGACACCGGCGCCGCCTTAGACTTGGCTTTTCGGACCCGGCGAGGCAAGGCAGCAGCCTACCTTGGCACGGGCCGCCGTCTCGTCCAAGCCCTTCGGGAGGTCGAGAGGCGACGGACGGCGGTCATTCACATCGACCTTCGGATTCTTCTCCGTAACGTTTCCGTCTTTGTCCAGCCCCATCTTCTCTAGGAGTTGCTCGATGTAACGGGACCAAAGTGCTCGTAAAAGAAACAAAGTAAAACTTAGACAAAGGGACATGTCAAGATGCAAACAACGAAAAACATTAAAGcagaaatgggcctcacaccgaccccactcaccctgtgctagggccggtatgaggccgacatagcaaagcggctcgtccATCAAGATGATTTGCGTCGGGGGCAACCAAACCTTCGGCACCCCATCACCATCAACCTCGAAAAGCTTCAGTGCCTGcttctcgtcctcattaagatagacgcTCGcgcttccattttattcttgccccggggatcatcttctcacgctcccctttgctctcgcaccgcaagttgacGCGATGCTCAAAGGACCGAGGCAACAGATAATCATCTgggacctcgacatacacccaccgttctTTCCAGCCCTTGCAGGAGGAGAGCTTAGGCACGGTGAGATAGCCTCGGCTCGGCCCGGACGCTATACCACCCCGGCCGCCTTGAACATTCATTCGAAGGAAATGCATCCGGCGGAATAAATTTACCGTTGGGATCACCCCCCTAAAGCGACacagccacacaaagccgactatagtcctaacggcAAGCGGGTGAAGCTGCGCCACTGCAACGTTCATCGCCTGTATTATGGTAGAGACGTAAatattgagaggaaaccggagaccatactccaggtgtctcatatatacgccgatgtgaccGGGGAGGGCAAAGACGGACCGATCCTCTCTAGGGATGACAATGTTGTACCCCTTGCCAAAAAAGAAGTGCTCTTCGAAAAATTGAGAGCGTAGCGGCGGGCGAGCCCATCGGTCCAAGCACGATTGGGGCCGATGGTACAGACATCGTAATGATGCAAGACTGTCGCCCTCTCCGCACCGGAAGgattcctttcctcatcatcatccacatcgtcatcatcctcccaCCGCTCCGAACTCGGGGTCAACTTCaggggaaggagacctagggcccctcgaccttaacggaattgcggctaccgcctcctcctcctcaaaacGGGACGGGGAACCCCGGCGCACGGCATCGGGACCGGCGTCGagaagacatggttcacaacaattacttaaaaaaaaacaaaaagttgaaaaggtttttggtttaccttgaagaaaagtgctacgccgacgtaaaaactctgaagatcggaagagagggaaagacttggaattttggaaagaagaaaatttttagaatgaatgaaattgttaaccaatttcacttcaaagatctggtatttataggcaaaggcccataaaggaggaccaatcaaaacgcagcccatgaagcgtcagccaatcaacgaagagacacatgtcaagcatgcgtacacggaatgtcaatcgacgcaacagttgaatgtcaaatcaaagcaacaagaacaagcgtcttcaacacgcccttcatatccctttgcctattcatcttcctcaaagcAAAACTCCTAAAGTATCTATCCTCCGCCGGCAACACGaccaaccaagctaggtagcacggccggggcaatcaaaaatacacctaagcactctcaaccttgggtcCGCCGGCTAGCAAGAAGACCTTCTCTTCCAcattttgatgtccattacacatccatgtggagggggggatacggtacggcctaacaagaaccacgccgatgcttcagaagaagccgataccgagtaaattttgcaaaaatacttacaCGAATATACACTCaaagatacatcggagcccataccacggcatagactacggcgggggcaaattgatggggcatattctcgtgcccgccgaccaagtcaacatattgaacgaggtcaaagatatccacaacaagccaatgacttagacatcccagCCGATGCAGCCTTTCTACCTGCCAAAgatgggtctcggcatggcaacctacaaatgggcacatacccgcgtactcatatccaagaaccctcggcatggagtcaaccaggctcgccggccggccataggtccctcggccgagggtagatcgatctttccaccgctatgccacttggcccacttggccactacgtgacaaaaggtgaaagtctataaatactcctcaaacctcattgaggaagggatccagaatctaacctaagaaccacttaaattggtattatctctctcatctctctacaatacacgtaaTCAAGTtacatactacttaatcacagtaagttcactgacttgagcgtcggagtgagtacgcttggcacaaagccaagccctcagtttgctcattgtcgcaggagaggccgaggagagcagtcaaggctagaagaggcattattcaacaaagctagcgtggtacacaaacctgcttcggaattcatacccggaacagtaataaaacaattgggaaaaaaatcaaaattttaaaAGGGCGAAAGAGATAATGTTTCACGTTGAACAATTAAACCGACAACCCCAAGAAAACATCGCCCTTTTGCAGTGAAATGACTATTTCCCAAGACATAATTGAtgcaactaaaaaaaattaactcCCGTCTCCTGCAATTCTTCAGTCTCTTAAAATTCTTACATCTCCATCTTTTATAAATACTTCAACTATAATCTATTGTACATAGTACTACATACAGTCAtacagtaaaaaaaaaatcactaaCCTTGTTAAATTTTACATCAATGGCTTTCAGATTATTATGCGGAATTTGCATGGAATTCAAAAGCACCactaaaacattttcaaaatcatCCAAATGTCGCAATCATACTTATTGTAACTATTGCATGGTAACTTACGTAACGTCAAAAATCAATGAAAAGAAATCAATAGTTGAATGCCCTTACCCTAATTGCAAAAACAAAATTGAACCTCAAAATTGTTGCAAAATTTTGCCAAAGAAAGTATTAGAGAGATGGGAAAATCTACTTTGTGAAGCATTAATCCCGGAAAGTCAAAAATACTATTGTCCGTACAAGGAGTGCTCGGCATTGATGGTGAACGATGCCACAGAGGTGGTACGTCGAGCAGAGTGTCCTAGCTGTCGAAGGTTGTTTTGCGCTCGTTGTCGCGTACCGTGGCATGTGGGTGTTACTTGTAAGGAGTTTAGGACATTTAATAAAGATGATTTAGGGTTGATTAACCTTGCTAAGGATAAGAAATGGAAGAGGTGCTCTAATTGTAAGTTTTATGTTGAGAGGACTGAAGGTTGTCTTCACATTACTTGCAGGTCAAGTTTCTTTTTGCTATTAATACTTTCGTAATTTCATGTTTTCTCATTTTGCACCATTATCTTTTATACGTTTGTTTATATTTTCACTTTTTCGGCTATTAGGTTAAGGCATTTTCGATAACAACCTTTTGACTCCATATATCAAAGACGATATTTTTGAAGTATTTTTAATTGAATGCTAATTAGCAAAAAAAAGTTAGCTTTTATGTCTTCTAATTGTAGTAATTGAAGTAACTTGttattattttgattatgcaggtGTAAATATGAATTTTGCTATAAGTGTGGCGGAAAATGGAGCAAAACTCACAATTGTTAACCTTTCGGAATTTGGTTTTAAGTTAAGACTTGAGAGTTGGATAAATGTTGGTGTAATCTTTgaaattccattttcattgtcgttttattttattgctttaatttatGTTTACTCGTCTTTGTAGGCTATGGAGCCTATCGTTATTCTAGACTCAAAATGTATGTTATGATGAACTACTGtgtaatattttatttaaaaatttTAGTTTAGACTTTCATATTTTTCGACTTTACCCCTTCCTTAAATCAGTCTCATTTTATTCATTTCAATTAAACTTCATATTCACAGTAGCTGAGAAGACTTATTTTGGACAACATGTCTTAGTTTCGAATTTACCTTCTAAACAATATTGTTCATATTACTGTTTCATTTTCCAATATACAAATATATGTGACCTGACGTTGTATTGGTTACATTAAAGTcaaaatactccgtattatttaatTGAGTTTTGCTAATGACTTTCTCCTTCGGATCTTCTCTTCTAATTGAATAAttaaatatactccctcctagatAATATTCCCTATTCAAGGGTGTCACGAGAATTAAGAAAATCCGAATTAAATAGGCTAAAGTATTGTGGTGGGTGAGGTATTATTGAGGGTgtggtgattaaaataagtattgttgttgggtaaagtgattaaaataaatGTTGTTGTGGGATGATGTGGGGTATTGTTAtagggtgaggtgattaaaataagtataaaactttactaaataagaaaTGAATGGGAAAGGAAAAATTCTTACGTCCTCCGGGAGTACCGTACTCCTTACACTTACAACTAATCCACCAAATAGAATATAATAATAACCTAGATGTAAGGAGTACGGTACTCCCGGAGTACACAAGAATTTTTCATGGGAAAGATATTGTAAATAGATAAAAAAAGGAAAGGAGAGAGGTTAATTAGAATAGGAAGAGTAATATATTTTCTAATTAATACGGAGTAATTAATATGTAACTTTAGAAGGTTGgtagcaatcctcttatttaattttATGGGAAATGCTATatacaacccaatgggttgtatttaagcatttaatacccttccaaatttggtattaatttagaaattaaAGAACAAATTACACATAAATCCATGCAATTAATGTAAATATTAAgtgtttattttcttttttagtttcttaaatacaacccattgggttgtatATAGCATTTCCCTAATTTTATATATAAACAAAAGAAATTAGGCTAGTTCATTGTTTTTTTAAAGAAGTGATAAGGGAGAAAGTCAGGCTTTTAAGCATCTTGATAGAGTCATGCACGAATGCCTACAACTAGCCATAAATCAAAGATATTCGAAGATTTTATTGGCCTCCCCATAAAATGAAAATACAGTCTCTTTAGATGAAAAAtcactttaatttaatgttatcaTAATGCTTTATTATTGGTAGAATAAGGAATATTGATAAATATTTTCATCAAAAGACCGTCTCACTAGAACAAtcactttaatttaatgttatcaTAAGCTCGGGTGGTTGGTTTAGGGTAAATCACTAGAGCCGGTTAAAGTTCTTGCACCGTGAGACGGTCTGTGAAGTAGAACTATTCATGGACCGTCTCACTTAAATTTGTTTTAGATAATAAAAATGTAGAGAAGCATGTGAAATATAAGACCGTCTCACTTAAATTTATATCTTCATAAAAGGGGACCGTACTCTCACTCAAATACTACAAATTCAACATTGGCTTAGTATTCTTATGTTTCCGTAATGTATTTAAATACTTCTTCTACTTTAGAACTCCGTATATACtaataacaaaagaaaaaaaaaataaccttTGGAATTTTGCATCAATGACTTCTTCAAACATTGATTTATTTGTTGATGAAAATAATGAAGCATATCTTATAGCATTAATCAACGAAGAATCACTACCAATTTCAGATGAGGATTACGCTCATGAATTAAACCTTCAAGAAGCTCTAATCTTATCCTCATCTTCACTTTCAATTCATCATGAAattgactgggacggagggagtacagtTGACAAAGGTATCACCCAAAAAAACAGAGAATTGatatcatcctcatcatcatcatttcaAAGCAAAACCATATTATGTGGAATTTGCATGGAATCCAAAAACCCTAATGAAATATTTTCAAAATTACACAAATGTAGCAATCATACATATTGTAACGATTGCATGGCGACATACGTAACGTCAAAAATCAAGGAAAATATATCATTAGTTGAATGTCCCTACCCTAATtgcaaaaacaaaattaaacctCAAAATTGTTACCCAATTTTGCCTAAGGAAGTGTTTGAGAGATGGGAAAATGCATTATGTGAAGCATTAATTTTGGAAAGAGAAAAATTTTATTGTCCGTACAAGGATTGTTCGGCATTGATGGTTGACGATGCAACAGAGGTGGTAAGGCAAGCTGAGTGCCCTAGTTGTCGGAGATTATTTTGTGCTCGGTGTCGTGTAACGTGGCACGTTGATTTTACGTGCGAGGAGTATATGAGTTTGAAAGAAGATGAAAGAGGGAGTGATGATTTAAGGATGATTAAGCTTGCTAAGGATAATGAATGGAAGAGATGTTCTAATTGTAGTTTTTATATTGAGAAGAAGGATGGTTGTCTTCACATGGTTTGTAGGTAAagtttctattttatttttatttcctttttatgTTTAATCGGTGTGGTTAGTTGTCGTTTGGTTGACCATAATAACAAGTAAATTAAAAAaaggatattctctcgtgtacccctcaactttttcattttctatgatatacccctcttttcatgcaaaaaaactttgaccgtcaataactcttggctacaagtttAGAATACgataaaaaaaaattccaaattgaccgtctttaagaggtcttccgtttgaaaaaaaattcaccgacgtctcaactcgtaatcgggaattatggtcggtcaaagtttattcaataaaaaatgtttgaccaaccaacactaccggctacgagttcaaaaggcggtgaattttttttttcaaattgaaggccttgacgagataattggtttgaaaaaaaaaaattaccgttttctgaactcgtaatagagaattattgtcggtcaaagttttttttcgaaaaacgaggggtacaccatagaaaacgaaaaagttcaggggtacatgagagaatatcccttaaaaaaaatatactccgtattatattAGGTCATAAGTCTCACTTCTCATAATTTTACTAGTTAAGCTAGTTGATATTTGTATTTCAATTGTAATTAGAGCTGGCaaataatgacacgacacgaacccgacacgaaattaacgagtttgggttgaggctcaatgacccatttatgtaagtgtgtcgacacgaacacgacacgatatttaattaggtcgggtttgggtcgagctctctaaacacgaacccgacacgaataacctgtttaataaattaatcataattcttttatctttcatcacataaatatacttaaaactttccaaatattgacatgacacgaaaacaagaCCCGAACCGGACACGAtattagcgggttagggttgaggcttgatgactcATTtctgtaagtgggtcgacacgaacacgacacgagatttaaacgGGTCGGATTTGGGTTGAAGGGTTTAtaacccgtttacatgtgacacgaacacgaacccgacacgatccgatctgtttgccaggtctaattgTAATCGATAATATGATGTCTTGTTAATTATAGTCGTTTAAGTCGGTAACCTGCTATTGGACAATGCAGATGCCTCCATGAATTTTGCTACAAGTGTGGAGACAAATGGAGTAGCATTCACAATTGTTAGCAGTTCAGAGTTTCAGACTCGAGAAGTTTGTTTGAGTAATTCAAGCTCAATTCGATTTTCCAAATTCATATGTAGTCGGTTTATTTTGTTGTGTGGTTCATTCTTACTTGCCTTTGTATTGCATATTGATCTTTTATTTGCCGCGATTCGGATTCTGTAAGACCGCTGTATTCTGGAAATAATTTATCCATTACCATTTTAATGTAGCAATGCATAATATGAATCGAACGTGAAAACTGTGGTGTCAAAAAGGTAATACAGTACTAAACTCGAAATTGAAATGACAAGCGTATTCAAGATGGGCGAAAATGGCACCATTATGTAGCTAATATGGTTTATTCATCATTCCTCTCATTCGATAGTCCGGTCCACAAAAGAAGTAGAGGCGCCGAAAACTGGCTAGCCATTATCTTTAGCATGCTACAAAATTTACATAAGGTCCAAACCCGTATCAGTATTAATCACTTCTAATTAAAGAAAAGGAACTTCAAACGGAAGTTATTAAGCGCACAAGGACAAGAATACCAACACTTTTATAAGAAAAGAACGATGCATCCTTTCGATGATGGTACAACTATTTCTACATACACATTCATCTGCTACTTTATCTTACACTTGCTTCCACCCTATTTGCTATACCTGATAACTCTGATCGCGATTTAACACCTTCCCTCGTCTAAGATGGGGTAATTAACTTAAAGAGAAAGCTCCAATGTGTGCTTTCGTGTCACTTCTCCCCTTTCAACACAAAAACTTCTTTCAAGAGTGAATGCGATAGATAGTTCGTATATAACCTGCTGCTATCTCTTGCCTATATCGATTTTCCTTTCCCCATATGCTAGCATAAGCCAACAATAGAAATAATTTTCTCAACCACGGAGAGACGAATACCACCCTAGGTGTATATGACAAAAAATAAGATAATTGGAAGGAAATCAAAAGGTCTATCACACTGCTCTCGAATATGATAGATCTTCTGAGTACCCATTAGATGGCTTATGCACCTTCTTCCTGAAATTCGTCACACTGCAATTTGGGCATATGTACTCCAACCCATCTGTTTTTGCATAATCCTGTAAACCAGGCAACATAACAAATTAGGGCAGAAAAACAAAGGGAATAAGCCATTAATAACCGAACAGTAGCAATCCCACTAATTCGATAATAAATGGGCGAGCTATTACTCTGAGAAATTGTGTTAGTAAGGTATTAACGTAGGGTTTGTAGTTAAATGAGTTATGAGTTGGCCAATATATTGACATCTTATTGTAAGAAAATCGCATTCTCCACCATATCTATCCAGTTTACCTTAAAGGCACCGAGACCCTGCCGTCTGTCACAGCCAAAGTGCGCCCACTCTCCACATATACCACAGTTTACCCAATCACCAGCTGCGCTACTGTTAATGTTTAATAACCATATGGTAAGAACACAATAAAAAGTTATATCCAAAAAAAATAGTGCCAAGCATAATCAAGAAGAAATTAAACAAATCGTGAACCTGTGACATAGCAAGCAACATTCCCCATCTACATCGTCATGAGCTAATTCGTATTCTAGTAGGTAGGTTTCATAATGTCGTTTCAGTGTATTTCCAACACCCTGCCAACAAATAAAAGCAACCATCCGTTTACTGGTGTACGAGATTTAGTACCATGGGATCCAGTCCCATGTTTGGTTTAAGAAGACAAGGACACGAACAAAGAAGAGCAAGGAAAACAAAATGAGAGAGCATACAGTCATTTTATTGGTCGCAGTGTAATTCCGCATCTTTGAAAAAACTTGACCTTTCCAGTTGATGCCATTGCCAACATGAAAGCCCCCTCTTGAAACAACCTACAAGGTGGGGATGAAAATAAGTCAGCTTCATTTCGAATTCCTACCCAAATATTTATGCCAATAAATTATAGGGAACTATCAACTACCCATATTGCATGTAGTTAAAGTTAGTACTTATATTTCATGCCAATTATATATAATCATTATTTTCTTGCAGTCAAGCGGTAATGACGTTATTACATCATTTTTTCTTAAATACAACACTTGCTCAAAAGGGGAACATATATAGGATGAATAGACTATAGAGTACCACGGAAGAAAACAAACATTATATACCTCTCGGTACAAATTGTATAAATCCAACCgcttggaattgaggatggcaTCAGGGAACTCTGCTAACCCGCCTTGAGGAATTAGTCGATTGTGCCCACGAAGAATAAGAAATTGCATCACGTCTTTCAGAAAATCATCCTGAAAAGTAAGACGTAATTAGCCTAATAAAAAATTTAAATGCCACTGTAATAAAGTTAAAGAGGGTCAACTAGTCCACAAGTAAACGACACAAATAAAACCACCAGATCATTAAATATTGCTGACACAGTAGAAACATCATACTAGAACTAGATGTAAAATTTTCCTGGAACAATTCCATAGTGCCACTCGGTCAATGATCTAACATCCATGGCATGTATAGTAGTATCAAATATGTAAATAAAATTTTACTTGGATCCATACATACATTTTGGAGAAATTAGTGGTAAAGTTCACATCAGTTAAGCACTAAAGTTATATGGGAACAATAAATTTGGTTTGGAGGAGGTAGAGCTAAAATAGTGTAGCGAAGAAATAAagtcatgtcagccgaccccaaatcattttgggattaaggctctgatgttgttgttgttgaagaacATAAAGTCATACAAGATATTACCTCTGGGCATAACTGGATAGGAGATCTTCCACAACCATGTTTCTTCAGAGGTATAGGATTTAAGGATATGATCTGCTTAGCCTGGAATGTGTTTGATGATCTCTTATAAGCAGGATTTGACGCCAACGTATTATGCTTGGTAGGTGGAGGAGCTGATGAATTGAGCTTAACCTGCCCCATATCATAACTTTCGGCTTGCACTAATCCAGAAAAGGGTACTAGTTTCCGAACATTGGTTTGGGGTATAGGCCTCATGGCAGCTACTTTCAACTTCTGGCGGTTGGGAGCCACGGGATTGAATGCCCCGTTCAAAAATCTACGTTCATTATCTTCTTGGTCATGTGATCTggaattgattttattttttgacGGGACTTCATTACGTGAGAAATGGCTTGATTCTTGACCTTTTTCAGAAGTATTTCGGCAAGGAGGTGGAGGTCTCAGCCAACTAGGTGGAGCAACAACATAACCATTAGATGGTAGTTCAAGTTTCCCTTGTCTTGCACAAAAAAAGAGAAGACGTTCGGCATCATCTTTTTCAAAGGAAGCAACTGACAACCCTTGAATGCTGGCGATTCCAAGAGCAACCAAGCTGCGATAAGAAGCCTGTGGTGCCAGCTGCCTTAATACCTACAAACACATCCATACTAAAAATGAGACATATGAACATAATTACATAAATCTACGGTCCTAGAGATCAACAACTCGAGAGATAGCACCACAAGaatgaaaacaaaaacaagaaTGAGAACAAGTCTTAGCCACAAATTGCGATGCCTACCATAAATCGTTGTACAGAAGCATCCTCGTGAGTAGGGAAAAGTGGAAAACAAGGAAGACGTGGGGAGAGGGGATATAAAACAACACAGGCCGAAAACAATAAGTGAAGAGAGATTAAATTGGGAGAAGTTTGGGAAAttcacgaggtaaaaaaaaataataaaaacattgGAGGATAACAATGAAGAGCTTTAAATAGAAACGAGGTTTAAAAAACATAGCGCACATCAGAGAGTACTCCCCTTTTCTCCGTCTAATAGGGCAGGCTTCAAAAGCCTCTTTCTTAAGCGATAGAGCGCTGGTTACTCGCCAGCTCACAAAAGATGAGAATCAAATACGGCAAAAACAATGTCATACCCACATCTACAGAATTATTTCCATCCACAGCTTTCCACAACGCCAAAATATAATAAGTCCCAAATATCActttcaaaaacatgtattcGGGTTTGGATACAAAAAGAGAGGGAAAGGAGTAGACGGGGGCAGAGGGGAGagaaagggagtgaaagaggggGAGATGGTCCAAGTGAATGGAGCAAGGATGTTTTCCTCCAAGTTTTTCCTACGACAAGGAATTTAAGTTAAGCTTCAAAAGGGTATGtggatccctccatttcctcCCTTATCAAATCCCTCCAACCCAACTTGCTCACCAAACAAGGGAATATATCCCCGTCCCTTGTTTGCAAATCCTACTTCTTCCCTAATCACCTTATTCCTCAACCAATCATACATGACACGGCCAACATAGCATACCAAATCATGggtaaaagggaaagaaaagacaGAAAGGTTTAGATGAACAAACACCTGCAATGCCCATGAAGGCGCTTTCAAGCAAACTTCAAATACTGTTGCTCCACATGCAATTGAGACAGATGTTCGAGGACCCGAAGAAGGTAGGTTAATTTCTTCTGACGGCAGTGCTTGCACGAGCTGACTTCTTTCGACAGCCTCCTTCTTTATATGATTCTCCAGTTGCTGAATAAAAATTGACAACAAATTACTACATATCTCCAAAACAACACACATATAGAAGAAAGGGGTAGATCATAGCAAAGTAAGGGATAATACCTGATCGTCAAAGCAAGTCTGTGCACTGCCTGATACCAGGAGCGATATGTGGGCAGAGCTACAGGTAGATATATCACATCGCATTGTGACAACTCCACGTGAGAATGTTCCTGCCTGTAGTGGTGGCGGAGGGGCACTGCACAATATTACAGAAGTAACCCATGAAAGCCATTAGAGATGAAGTACATCAAAAACATAAATAGGAGATGCTTTAACTTCACCCAACTAGTAGCATAAACACTGATATTGCCTAACAGTTTGGAAAATGAAACACCATCAGCAAGTTTACACATGGTGatttgaccaaaactagcaaaaa is a window encoding:
- the LOC141613339 gene encoding AT-rich interactive domain-containing protein 4 — encoded protein: MMLHSNGNNNGGKQSCNLLAVVCERKKLFEGETEDRKRYPFPELASCSRLEVKTLSNPSLDEFHRTLDSLRPNVVYFQGALLPNDEIGGLVWDAVDVSRVEAISDLFTHYLPSLVYLEIPNGEQLADAIDSKGVPYIIFWQNSFSCYAASHFRHALFSVLQSSPCHTWDAFQLAHASFRLYCIRNNSVLPRNSQKSDGHLGPSLLGEAPNIDVVLPEADDDEEDESSEANLSAVKIHDDDVTVRFLICGATCSLDAYLLECLEDGLNALLGIEMRASKLHNRFSAPPPPLQAGTFSRGVVTMRCDISTCSSAHISLLVSGSAQTCFDDQQLENHIKKEAVERSQLVQALPSEEINLPSSGPRTSVSIACGATVFEVCLKAPSWALQVLRQLAPQASYRSLVALGIASIQGLSVASFEKDDAERLLFFCARQGKLELPSNGYVVAPPSWLRPPPPCRNTSEKGQESSHFSRNEVPSKNKINSRSHDQEDNERRFLNGAFNPVAPNRQKLKVAAMRPIPQTNVRKLVPFSGLVQAESYDMGQVKLNSSAPPPTKHNTLASNPAYKRSSNTFQAKQIISLNPIPLKKHGCGRSPIQLCPEDDFLKDVMQFLILRGHNRLIPQGGLAEFPDAILNSKRLDLYNLYREVVSRGGFHVGNGINWKGQVFSKMRNYTATNKMTGVGNTLKRHYETYLLEYELAHDDVDGECCLLCHSSAAGDWVNCGICGEWAHFGCDRRQGLGAFKDYAKTDGLEYICPNCSVTNFRKKVHKPSNGYSEDLSYSRAV